Proteins co-encoded in one Gossypium arboreum isolate Shixiya-1 chromosome 11, ASM2569848v2, whole genome shotgun sequence genomic window:
- the LOC108454276 gene encoding uncharacterized protein LOC108454276 isoform X2: MGNYFEEEEDDDQFFDSRSVYSDECCSSPDFGQVNGFSDNFDQYKFWSVFPESVNKRRHRFWTWMGLSIFRSSFTGEEPGGPCRDALEVSQDSEVALSTLALKDGVLSNQSNDGQEPVEMFPMPNHFTHQDKNLDDQMELVVIEKSCSSKSVSSLEFKTSPMPSSPQLDLHLRGKLKGRPQIDPQMKVKKSWFSKLGAIAHVVDRHVQVGSKQSDYDSVLGDRMKRVQVHPCNKHSKELSSLYCGQEFLAHEGSISTMKFSLDGKFLATAGEDCIVRIWKIIEDENLDGFNIQNLDSSCLYFRMNHLSQLTPLNMDKHHIDKIKKLGRLSDSTCVIFPPKVFRIFEKPVHEFQGHSGEILALSWSKKGFLLSSSVDKTVRLWQVGSDRCLRVFSHNNYVTSVAFNPMDDNYFISGSIDGKVRIWEVLHCRVIDYTDVRDIVTAVCYRPDGKGGIVGSMTGNCRFYDIIGNRLQIDVPIYLQSKKKLPGKKITGFEFSPCDPSKVIITSADSLVRVLSGRDIVYKLKAYFISLSTWISYCNESDFCNF, encoded by the exons ATGGGAAATTATTTTGAAGAAGAGGAAGATGATGATCAATTCTTTGATAGCCGTTCAGTTTATTCCGATGAATGTTGTTCTAGTCCTGATTTTGGCCAAGTCAACGGTTTTTCAGACAATTTTGATCAGTACAAGTTCTGGTCTGTGTTCCCAGAAAGTGTTAATAAGCGTCGCCATAGATTCTGGACATGGATGGGTCTAAGTATTTTTCGGAGTTCATTTACCGGCGAGGAACCTGGTGGTCCATGTAGGGATGCTCTCGAAGTCTCACAAGATAGTGAGGTGGCGTTGAGTACATTAGCTCTTAAAGATGGTGTTTTATCGAACCAGTCCAATGATGGTCAAGAACCAGTTGAAATGTTTCCAATGCCAAATCATTTTACACATCAAGATAAGAATTTGGATGATCAAATGGAATTAGTTGTGATAGAGAAGAGTTGTTCAAGTAAATCTGTTAGTTCTCTAGAGTTCAAGACGTCCCCTATGCCATCATCTCCTCAGCTCGATCTGCACTTGCGTGGAAAGCTCAAGGGAAGGCCACAAATTGATCCACAAATGAAGGTAAAAAAGAGTTGGTTTAGTAAATTAGGTGCCATTGCCCATGTTGTTGATAGACATGTTCAAGTTGGATCGAAGCAGAGTGATTATGATTCCGTATTAGGGGACAGGATGAAAAGAGTTCAAGTTCATCCATGTAACAAGCATTCCAAGGAGTTGTCTTCCCTTTATTGTGGGCAAGAATTTTTAGCACACGAAGGGTCCATCTCAACAATGAAGTTCAGTCTCGACGGGAAGTTTCTAGCAACTGCAGGTGAAGATTGTATCGTTCGTATATGGAAGATCATTGAGGACGAGAATTTAGATGGATTCAACATACAAAACCTTGATTCTTCGTGTCTCTACTTTAGAATGAATCATCTTTCCCAACTGACGCCTCTCAATATGGATAAACACCATATTGATAAAATTAAGAAGTTGGGGAGATTATCGGATTCAACTTGTGTCATTTTCCCACCCAAGGTCTTCCGAATTTTTGAGAAGCCGGTGCACGAATTTCAGGGACACAGTGGCGAAATATTGGCTCTTTCGTGGTCTAAGAAAGGG TTTCTGTTGTCATCCTCTGTCGATAAAACCGTTCGTCTATGGCAAGTCGGATCCGATCGATGCTTGAGGGTTTTTTCTCATAACAATTATG TGACTTCTGTTGCCTTCAACCCTATGGACGATAATTATTTCATAAGCGGTTCGATTGATGGAAAAGTTCGTATTTGGGAAGTTCTTCATTGTCGAGTTATTGATTATACTGATGTAAGGGATATAGTCACTGCTGTATGTTATCGTCCTGACGGAAAG GGAGGAATTGTTGGCTCGATGACTGGAAACTGCCGTTTTTATGATATCATAG GTAATAGACTTCAAATCGATGTGCCGATATACTTACAAAGCAAAAAGAAGTTACCTGGAAAAAAGATAACTGGATTTGAG TTCTCTCCTTGTGATCCAAGCAAAGTGATCATTACTTCAGCGGATTCACTTGTCCGTGTCTTGTCTGGAAGAGATATTGTATACAAACTAAAAG CTTATTTCATATCTCTCAGCACCTGGATTTCGTATTGCAACGAGTCAGATTTCTGCAACTTTTAG
- the LOC108454121 gene encoding serine/threonine-protein kinase Nek4-like isoform X1 has translation MKRMGGSRSYSANPSDYKLLEEVGYGASATVYRAIYIPFNDVVAIKCLDLDRCNSNLDDIRREAQTMSLIDHPNVIRAFCSFVVDRNLWVVMPFMSEGSCLHLMKIAYPEGFEEPAIGSILKETLKALDYLHRQGHIHRDVKAGNILLDNNGTVKLADFGVSACMFDSGDRQRSRNTFVGTPCWMAPEVLQPGSGYNSKADIWSFGITALELAHGHAPFSKYPPMKVLLMTIQNAPPGLDYDRDKKFSKSFKEMVAMCLVKDQTKRPTAEKLLKHSFFKHAKPPELSLKKLFTDLPPLWNRVKALQLKDAAQLALKKMPSAEQEALSQSEYQRGVSAWNFDIEDLKAQASLVRDDDDIHECKDDESLKSSPGHKAAAYCESSLGKLNLDREVSWVEFGGPRSVDSIQPDCLNETGKNLDCDRVEKGLRKNGSNIDVMASTSEKDVGLAKAKTVKPRQTQSGPLTPGSVLNHSSSDRVRNSERFENENLPATEKVCQVRKAPSFSGPLMLPNRASANSLSAPIKSSGGFRESLDDKSKANLVQIKGRFSVTSENLDLVKDIPLSSVSRRSSQTSPLRKSASVGDWMFESKQVVRPISQSPKDLTNGNVPASILMAHLQNLFQQTSLQQDLIVNLLNTLQSAEAVDASQNGKLPPLPRSESNGNVETPASERERLLLGKITELQSRMMNLTDELTAEKLKHDQLQQQLRFVSGVEENGIRREVDA, from the exons ATGAAGAGAATGGGAGGGAGTCGGAGTTACTCGGCGAATCCTAGCGATTACAAGCTTCTGGAAGAGGTTGGTTATGGCGCAAGTGCTACTGTTTATAGAGCGATCTATATTCCTTTTAACGACGTCGTAGCTATTAAGTGCTTGGATCTCGATCGCTGCAATAGTAATCTG GATGACATACGCAGGGAAGCTCAAACAATGAGTTTGATTGATCACCCAAATGTTATTCGGGCATTTTGTTCCTTTGTAGTTGACCGTAACCTTTGGGTAGTCATGCCCTTCATGTCAGAGGGTTCTTGTTTGCACCTCATGAAGATAGCTTATCCTGAAGGTTTTGAGGAGCCTGCTATTGGTTCTATTCTGAAAGAAACTCTTAAGGCTTTGGATTATCTTCATCGACAAGGACATATTCATCGGGATGTTAAG GCTGGGAACATACTGCTTGATAACAATGGCACTGTAAAGCTTGCTGACTTTGGTGTTTCAGCTTGCATGTTTGATTCAGGAGATAGACAGCGTTCTAGAAACACCTTTGTTGGAACCCCTTGCTG GATGGCACCAGAGGTCTTGCAGCCCGGAAGTGGATATAACTCCAA GGCTGATATATGGTCATTTGGCATAACAGCATTGGAGTTGGCTCATGGTCATGCACCTTTTTCAAAATATCCACCAATGAAG GTTCTCCTGATGACCATACAAAATGCTCCACCAGGACTAGATTATGATCGTGATAAGAAGTTCTCTAAG TCTTTTAAAGAAATGGTAGCAATGTGCCTGGTTAAAGATCAAACGAAGAGGCCAACTGCAGAGAAATTATTAAAGCACTCCTTTTTCAAGCATGCAAAACCTCCTGAGCTTTCTCTGAAGAAATTATTTACTGATCTGCCACCACTTTGGAATCGTGTGAAAGCCCTTCAG CTTAAAGATGCTGCACAACTTGCTCTAAAGAAAATGCCTTCAGCAGAACAAGAAGCTTTATCACAG AGTGAGTACCAAAGAGGAGTTAGTGCCTGGAATTTTGATATTGAGGATTTGAAAGCACAAGCATCTCTG GTGCGTGATGATGATGATATTCATGAGTGCAAAGATGATGAGAGCTTGAAATCAAGCCCTGGTCATAAG GCTGCAGCTTACTGTGAATCTAGTTTGGGAAAGCTGAATTTAGATAGGGAAGTATCTTGGGTTGAATTTGGAGGACCAAGGAGCGTTGACTCAATACAGCCTGATTGCTTGAATGAGACAGGAAAGAATTTGGATTGTGATAGAGTTGAGAAGGGTTTGAGGAAAAATGGATCAAACATTGATGTTATGGCATCGACTTCAGAAAAGGATGTTGGTTTGGCCAAGGCTAAAACAGTGAAACCCAGGCAAACCCAAAGTGGGCCACTTACACCTGGTTCTGTTCTTAATCATTCATCTTCAGATCGGGTTCGTAACTCAGAAAG gtttgaaaatgaaaatttaccTGCCACTGAGAAAGTTTGCCAAGTTCGTAAAGCACCAAGTTTTAGTGGTCCATTGATGCTTCCTAATCGAGCATCTGCTAACAGCTTATCAGCTCCTATTAAGTCTTCAGGAG GGTTTAGGGAATCTTTGGATGACAAGTCAAAGGCTAATCTGGTGCAAATAAAAGGTCGATTTTCAGTAACATCAGAAAATTTAGATCTTGTAAAG GATATTCCTTTAAGTTCAGTTTCACGTCGATCTTCACAA ACTTCACCTCTCAGAAAGTCTGCTAGCGTTGGTGATTGGATGTTTGAATCCAAACAAGTGGTTCGT CCTATCAGTCAATCCCCCAAGGATTTAACCAATGGTAACGTGCCCGCATCAATTCTTATGGCTCACCTTCAAAATCTTTTCCAGCAAACCTCACTTCAACAG GATCTCATCGTGAATTTGTTGAATACCTTGCAGTCTGCCGAGGCTGTAGATG CCTCACAAAACGGAAAGTTGCCTCCTCTACCTCGTTCGGAGAGCAATGGAAAT GTTGAAACCCCAGCTTCTGAGAGGGAGCGTTTACTGCTAGGCAAGATCACGGAACTACAATCTAG AATGATGAATCTGACTGATGAGTTAACTGCTGAAAAGTTGAAACATGATCAA TTGCAACAACAATTAAGGTTCGTGTCTGGCGTGGAAGAGAACGGGATTCGAAGGGAAGTGGATGCGTGA
- the LOC108454276 gene encoding 2-deoxy-glucose resistant protein 2-like isoform X1, whose translation MGNYFEEEEDDDQFFDSRSVYSDECCSSPDFGQVNGFSDNFDQYKFWSVFPESVNKRRHRFWTWMGLSIFRSSFTGEEPGGPCRDALEVSQDSEVALSTLALKDGVLSNQSNDGQEPVEMFPMPNHFTHQDKNLDDQMELVVIEKSCSSKSVSSLEFKTSPMPSSPQLDLHLRGKLKGRPQIDPQMKVKKSWFSKLGAIAHVVDRHVQVGSKQSDYDSVLGDRMKRVQVHPCNKHSKELSSLYCGQEFLAHEGSISTMKFSLDGKFLATAGEDCIVRIWKIIEDENLDGFNIQNLDSSCLYFRMNHLSQLTPLNMDKHHIDKIKKLGRLSDSTCVIFPPKVFRIFEKPVHEFQGHSGEILALSWSKKGFLLSSSVDKTVRLWQVGSDRCLRVFSHNNYVTSVAFNPMDDNYFISGSIDGKVRIWEVLHCRVIDYTDVRDIVTAVCYRPDGKGGIVGSMTGNCRFYDIIGNRLQIDVPIYLQSKKKLPGKKITGFEFSPCDPSKVIITSADSLVRVLSGRDIVYKLKAPGFRIATSQISATFSQDGKQIISASEVSNVYIWNYTNPEKNCSKAKNISSRESFFSHNVSIAIPWCGIKTDPGMLMSSESNDNMQENSLTNGKKQLNPKVELEQLAPHASPNGFSLKRVLMESLTRGSATWPEETLLNTSPAAITSDLWKFELKVLKSAYQSMLSSHKWGLVIVTASFDGRIRTYLNYGLPIRV comes from the exons ATGGGAAATTATTTTGAAGAAGAGGAAGATGATGATCAATTCTTTGATAGCCGTTCAGTTTATTCCGATGAATGTTGTTCTAGTCCTGATTTTGGCCAAGTCAACGGTTTTTCAGACAATTTTGATCAGTACAAGTTCTGGTCTGTGTTCCCAGAAAGTGTTAATAAGCGTCGCCATAGATTCTGGACATGGATGGGTCTAAGTATTTTTCGGAGTTCATTTACCGGCGAGGAACCTGGTGGTCCATGTAGGGATGCTCTCGAAGTCTCACAAGATAGTGAGGTGGCGTTGAGTACATTAGCTCTTAAAGATGGTGTTTTATCGAACCAGTCCAATGATGGTCAAGAACCAGTTGAAATGTTTCCAATGCCAAATCATTTTACACATCAAGATAAGAATTTGGATGATCAAATGGAATTAGTTGTGATAGAGAAGAGTTGTTCAAGTAAATCTGTTAGTTCTCTAGAGTTCAAGACGTCCCCTATGCCATCATCTCCTCAGCTCGATCTGCACTTGCGTGGAAAGCTCAAGGGAAGGCCACAAATTGATCCACAAATGAAGGTAAAAAAGAGTTGGTTTAGTAAATTAGGTGCCATTGCCCATGTTGTTGATAGACATGTTCAAGTTGGATCGAAGCAGAGTGATTATGATTCCGTATTAGGGGACAGGATGAAAAGAGTTCAAGTTCATCCATGTAACAAGCATTCCAAGGAGTTGTCTTCCCTTTATTGTGGGCAAGAATTTTTAGCACACGAAGGGTCCATCTCAACAATGAAGTTCAGTCTCGACGGGAAGTTTCTAGCAACTGCAGGTGAAGATTGTATCGTTCGTATATGGAAGATCATTGAGGACGAGAATTTAGATGGATTCAACATACAAAACCTTGATTCTTCGTGTCTCTACTTTAGAATGAATCATCTTTCCCAACTGACGCCTCTCAATATGGATAAACACCATATTGATAAAATTAAGAAGTTGGGGAGATTATCGGATTCAACTTGTGTCATTTTCCCACCCAAGGTCTTCCGAATTTTTGAGAAGCCGGTGCACGAATTTCAGGGACACAGTGGCGAAATATTGGCTCTTTCGTGGTCTAAGAAAGGG TTTCTGTTGTCATCCTCTGTCGATAAAACCGTTCGTCTATGGCAAGTCGGATCCGATCGATGCTTGAGGGTTTTTTCTCATAACAATTATG TGACTTCTGTTGCCTTCAACCCTATGGACGATAATTATTTCATAAGCGGTTCGATTGATGGAAAAGTTCGTATTTGGGAAGTTCTTCATTGTCGAGTTATTGATTATACTGATGTAAGGGATATAGTCACTGCTGTATGTTATCGTCCTGACGGAAAG GGAGGAATTGTTGGCTCGATGACTGGAAACTGCCGTTTTTATGATATCATAG GTAATAGACTTCAAATCGATGTGCCGATATACTTACAAAGCAAAAAGAAGTTACCTGGAAAAAAGATAACTGGATTTGAG TTCTCTCCTTGTGATCCAAGCAAAGTGATCATTACTTCAGCGGATTCACTTGTCCGTGTCTTGTCTGGAAGAGATATTGTATACAAACTAAAAG CACCTGGATTTCGTATTGCAACGAGTCAGATTTCTGCAACTTTTAGCCAAGACGGGAAACAAATCATCTCGGCCAGCGAGGTTTCTAATGTCTACATATGGAATTACACTAACCCAGAGAAGAACTGTTCGAAAGCGAAGAACATTTCGTCTCGCGAGAGTTTCTTCTCCCACAATGTGTCGATTGCTATACCTTGGTGTGGCATCAAAACCGATCCCGGAATGCTCATGTCTTCTGAATCAAATGACAATATGCAGGAAAACAGCCTTACAAACGGGAAAAAACAACTAAATCCCAAGGTGGAGCTAGAACAACTCGCTCCCCATGCTTCCCCTAATGGTTTCTCTCTAAAACGCGTTCTGATGGAGTCTTTGACAAGGGGGTCTGCAACTTGGCCTGAAGAGACACTTCTCAACACGAGTCCGGCCGCAATAACCTCCGACTTGTGGAAATTCGAGTTAAAAGTTCTTAAGAGTGCATATCAAAGTATGTTAAGTTCTCACAAATGGGGTCTTGTGATTGTCACTGCAAGCTTTGATGGACGCATTCGAACCTACCTCAATTACGGGTTACCGATTCGAGTATAA
- the LOC108454121 gene encoding serine/threonine-protein kinase Nek4-like isoform X2 codes for MKRMGGSRSYSANPSDYKLLEEVGYGASATVYRAIYIPFNDVVAIKCLDLDRCNSNLDDIRREAQTMSLIDHPNVIRAFCSFVVDRNLWVVMPFMSEGSCLHLMKIAYPEGFEEPAIGSILKETLKALDYLHRQGHIHRDVKAGNILLDNNGTVKLADFGVSACMFDSGDRQRSRNTFVGTPCWMAPEVLQPGSGYNSKADIWSFGITALELAHGHAPFSKYPPMKVLLMTIQNAPPGLDYDRDKKFSKSFKEMVAMCLVKDQTKRPTAEKLLKHSFFKHAKPPELSLKKLFTDLPPLWNRVKALQLKDAAQLALKKMPSAEQEALSQSEYQRGVSAWNFDIEDLKAQASLVRDDDDIHECKDDESLKSSPGHKAAAYCESSLGKLNLDREVSWVEFGGPRSVDSIQPDCLNETGKNLDCDRVEKGLRKNGSNIDVMASTSEKDVGLAKAKTVKPRQTQSGPLTPGSVLNHSSSDRVRNSERFENENLPATEKVCQVRKAPSFSGPLMLPNRASANSLSAPIKSSGGFRESLDDKSKANLVQIKGRFSVTSENLDLVKDIPLSSVSRRSSQTSPLRKSASVGDWMFESKQVPISQSPKDLTNGNVPASILMAHLQNLFQQTSLQQDLIVNLLNTLQSAEAVDASQNGKLPPLPRSESNGNVETPASERERLLLGKITELQSRMMNLTDELTAEKLKHDQLQQQLRFVSGVEENGIRREVDA; via the exons ATGAAGAGAATGGGAGGGAGTCGGAGTTACTCGGCGAATCCTAGCGATTACAAGCTTCTGGAAGAGGTTGGTTATGGCGCAAGTGCTACTGTTTATAGAGCGATCTATATTCCTTTTAACGACGTCGTAGCTATTAAGTGCTTGGATCTCGATCGCTGCAATAGTAATCTG GATGACATACGCAGGGAAGCTCAAACAATGAGTTTGATTGATCACCCAAATGTTATTCGGGCATTTTGTTCCTTTGTAGTTGACCGTAACCTTTGGGTAGTCATGCCCTTCATGTCAGAGGGTTCTTGTTTGCACCTCATGAAGATAGCTTATCCTGAAGGTTTTGAGGAGCCTGCTATTGGTTCTATTCTGAAAGAAACTCTTAAGGCTTTGGATTATCTTCATCGACAAGGACATATTCATCGGGATGTTAAG GCTGGGAACATACTGCTTGATAACAATGGCACTGTAAAGCTTGCTGACTTTGGTGTTTCAGCTTGCATGTTTGATTCAGGAGATAGACAGCGTTCTAGAAACACCTTTGTTGGAACCCCTTGCTG GATGGCACCAGAGGTCTTGCAGCCCGGAAGTGGATATAACTCCAA GGCTGATATATGGTCATTTGGCATAACAGCATTGGAGTTGGCTCATGGTCATGCACCTTTTTCAAAATATCCACCAATGAAG GTTCTCCTGATGACCATACAAAATGCTCCACCAGGACTAGATTATGATCGTGATAAGAAGTTCTCTAAG TCTTTTAAAGAAATGGTAGCAATGTGCCTGGTTAAAGATCAAACGAAGAGGCCAACTGCAGAGAAATTATTAAAGCACTCCTTTTTCAAGCATGCAAAACCTCCTGAGCTTTCTCTGAAGAAATTATTTACTGATCTGCCACCACTTTGGAATCGTGTGAAAGCCCTTCAG CTTAAAGATGCTGCACAACTTGCTCTAAAGAAAATGCCTTCAGCAGAACAAGAAGCTTTATCACAG AGTGAGTACCAAAGAGGAGTTAGTGCCTGGAATTTTGATATTGAGGATTTGAAAGCACAAGCATCTCTG GTGCGTGATGATGATGATATTCATGAGTGCAAAGATGATGAGAGCTTGAAATCAAGCCCTGGTCATAAG GCTGCAGCTTACTGTGAATCTAGTTTGGGAAAGCTGAATTTAGATAGGGAAGTATCTTGGGTTGAATTTGGAGGACCAAGGAGCGTTGACTCAATACAGCCTGATTGCTTGAATGAGACAGGAAAGAATTTGGATTGTGATAGAGTTGAGAAGGGTTTGAGGAAAAATGGATCAAACATTGATGTTATGGCATCGACTTCAGAAAAGGATGTTGGTTTGGCCAAGGCTAAAACAGTGAAACCCAGGCAAACCCAAAGTGGGCCACTTACACCTGGTTCTGTTCTTAATCATTCATCTTCAGATCGGGTTCGTAACTCAGAAAG gtttgaaaatgaaaatttaccTGCCACTGAGAAAGTTTGCCAAGTTCGTAAAGCACCAAGTTTTAGTGGTCCATTGATGCTTCCTAATCGAGCATCTGCTAACAGCTTATCAGCTCCTATTAAGTCTTCAGGAG GGTTTAGGGAATCTTTGGATGACAAGTCAAAGGCTAATCTGGTGCAAATAAAAGGTCGATTTTCAGTAACATCAGAAAATTTAGATCTTGTAAAG GATATTCCTTTAAGTTCAGTTTCACGTCGATCTTCACAA ACTTCACCTCTCAGAAAGTCTGCTAGCGTTGGTGATTGGATGTTTGAATCCAAACAAGTG CCTATCAGTCAATCCCCCAAGGATTTAACCAATGGTAACGTGCCCGCATCAATTCTTATGGCTCACCTTCAAAATCTTTTCCAGCAAACCTCACTTCAACAG GATCTCATCGTGAATTTGTTGAATACCTTGCAGTCTGCCGAGGCTGTAGATG CCTCACAAAACGGAAAGTTGCCTCCTCTACCTCGTTCGGAGAGCAATGGAAAT GTTGAAACCCCAGCTTCTGAGAGGGAGCGTTTACTGCTAGGCAAGATCACGGAACTACAATCTAG AATGATGAATCTGACTGATGAGTTAACTGCTGAAAAGTTGAAACATGATCAA TTGCAACAACAATTAAGGTTCGTGTCTGGCGTGGAAGAGAACGGGATTCGAAGGGAAGTGGATGCGTGA